The Bacillota bacterium genome contains a region encoding:
- a CDS encoding GGDEF domain-containing protein, with protein sequence MITAPADLKAEYWVFLAGFLLPGVDSITYFAGFGPHGIYLAPYCFMATNVLLLIGLSPNQLFELVSLARNKVFDGMDDVVVIINRNNRVIDYSQSLNQIVPHRRKDHVDEHLSTLFKAHPRVAGFAMAHSDGEASIALDDGSGRVFKARIRTIRRRDRGMLVKYLTMTNITKEMTMVQAMNDLANIDALTGIANRRSFYNQMERFTDTQQAGSIISVIMLDVDHFKTVNDTCGHKAGDTLLREIASVLEQSIRAQDILARYGGEEFIIAVPGIGADDAVALARRLCERIDAFEGIREGQSVKVTASFGVACDTIRPAFDVELLIKNADAALYGAKNAGRNRVVFSAAQPD encoded by the coding sequence ATGATCACTGCGCCAGCCGATCTCAAAGCTGAATACTGGGTGTTTCTAGCAGGTTTCCTCCTGCCGGGAGTTGACAGCATCACGTATTTCGCCGGGTTTGGCCCGCATGGCATATACCTTGCTCCTTACTGCTTCATGGCCACGAACGTGCTGTTGCTCATCGGATTGAGCCCGAATCAGCTGTTCGAGCTGGTGTCGCTGGCCAGGAACAAGGTCTTCGACGGCATGGACGATGTTGTTGTGATCATCAATAGGAACAACCGGGTCATCGATTACAGCCAATCCCTCAACCAGATCGTCCCTCACCGGCGAAAGGATCACGTAGACGAGCATCTGTCTACACTGTTCAAGGCTCACCCTCGAGTCGCGGGGTTCGCTATGGCGCATTCCGACGGTGAGGCCAGCATTGCGCTGGATGATGGTTCAGGCCGCGTCTTCAAGGCGCGCATTCGCACCATACGACGCAGGGACAGAGGCATGCTCGTCAAGTACCTAACCATGACCAACATCACGAAAGAGATGACCATGGTTCAGGCTATGAACGATCTTGCCAATATCGATGCGTTGACCGGCATTGCCAATCGTAGATCGTTCTACAACCAGATGGAACGGTTCACGGACACGCAGCAAGCTGGTAGTATCATCTCTGTGATTATGTTGGATGTCGACCATTTCAAGACCGTGAATGACACCTGCGGGCACAAAGCTGGCGACACGCTGCTACGAGAGATCGCGTCTGTGCTCGAACAGAGTATACGCGCTCAAGACATCCTCGCACGATACGGAGGCGAGGAGTTCATCATAGCTGTTCCCGGCATAGGCGCGGATGATGCTGTGGCGCTGGCAAGAAGGCTTTGCGAGAGAATAGATGCCTTCGAAGGGATCCGCGAGGGGCAGTCAGTCAAAGTCACCGCCAGCTTCGGTGTAGCATGCGACACCATACGTCCAGCCTTTGACGTGGAACTCCTCATCAAGAACGCAGACGCTGCGCTATACGGGGCCAAGAATGCAGGACGAAACCGGGTCGTGTTCAGCGCGGCACAACCTGACTAA
- a CDS encoding M20 family metallopeptidase: MKSFVRMLLVMVALVALVVGGVAAREDSTIGTTVDSMRQQIIDIAKFIHANPESGNQEFKAVELLTKTLAENGFVIEQGVAGLPTAFVATYENAGGGTAISFMAEYDALEGLGHGCGHNLIAASCVGAAIALSKNLGNTPATVIVFGCPAEETTSGKLPMAAAGLFNRADVGFQMHPGNSVIGSYTLALNLMDFTFEGKASHAASAPYEGRSALDAVMMLFNGIEYMREHVKPDVRIHGIVTNGGQAANIVPETAAARFYVRSMERPYLDSVVKRVHTIAEAAAMATETKVTITPIKQYDNVVNVPSFMKLIQDKAKDYGMGEMPFATPGGAAASTDFGTASSTIPCVMFSLPVVATGSVAGHSRDMVAACASEFGLESAVIASKIMADAGLELINNPEMLKTIKAEWEVVKAGS; this comes from the coding sequence ATGAAGTCCTTCGTGAGAATGCTGCTTGTCATGGTTGCGCTGGTAGCTCTGGTGGTTGGCGGCGTAGCGGCGCGCGAAGACAGCACCATAGGTACGACAGTTGACTCCATGAGACAACAGATTATCGACATCGCGAAGTTCATCCATGCGAATCCGGAATCTGGCAACCAGGAGTTCAAGGCGGTTGAGCTTCTTACCAAGACCCTCGCTGAGAACGGCTTCGTCATTGAGCAGGGAGTCGCCGGACTCCCCACCGCCTTCGTCGCCACCTACGAGAACGCGGGCGGCGGCACTGCGATTTCGTTCATGGCCGAATACGATGCTCTGGAGGGGCTGGGCCACGGCTGCGGCCACAACCTGATCGCCGCATCTTGCGTTGGCGCGGCGATAGCCCTGTCCAAGAACCTGGGCAACACCCCCGCGACCGTGATCGTCTTCGGGTGCCCTGCCGAAGAGACCACCTCGGGCAAGCTCCCAATGGCAGCTGCCGGCCTGTTCAACAGGGCCGATGTCGGCTTCCAGATGCATCCGGGAAACAGCGTGATCGGCAGCTACACCCTCGCACTGAACCTGATGGACTTCACTTTCGAAGGCAAGGCCAGCCATGCGGCGTCCGCCCCTTATGAGGGACGAAGCGCGCTTGACGCCGTCATGATGCTCTTCAATGGCATCGAGTACATGCGCGAGCATGTCAAGCCGGACGTCAGAATCCACGGCATAGTCACCAACGGAGGCCAGGCTGCCAATATCGTCCCGGAGACTGCAGCCGCTCGCTTCTATGTACGCAGCATGGAACGTCCTTACCTTGACAGCGTAGTGAAGCGCGTTCATACGATTGCGGAGGCCGCGGCCATGGCCACCGAGACCAAGGTGACCATCACCCCGATTAAGCAGTATGACAACGTAGTAAACGTCCCGAGCTTCATGAAGCTAATACAAGACAAGGCGAAGGACTACGGCATGGGCGAGATGCCCTTTGCCACGCCCGGCGGCGCTGCGGCCTCGACCGACTTCGGCACTGCCTCGAGCACCATCCCCTGCGTCATGTTCTCCCTGCCCGTCGTGGCCACCGGCTCCGTGGCAGGCCATTCCCGGGACATGGTCGCCGCCTGTGCCTCCGAGTTCGGCCTCGAGTCCGCCGTGATCGCATCGAAGATCATGGCAGATGCCGGCCTCGAGCTGATCAACAACCCGGAGATGCTCAAGACTATCAAGGCAGAGTGGGAAGTCGTGAAGGCTGGCAGCTGA